The Phycisphaerales bacterium genome segment GGCTCGTCGCTCGCAGGCTGTTCCTTCGACTGGGCGAACGCACTCCAGCCGACGCTCACCGCCAGACCTGCCGCGAGGATCACGCTGAGTTTCATGCCAAGGTCTCCTGTTGCGGCCCAACGGCCGGCTGTAAGCCCTATTGCCAACACCTACCATCGGCCATGTCGATCACCAAGGAACTGGTCCGCGAGGCCCTGGGCACTGTTCGAACAGGGACCTCCGACCTTGCCGCGTGCCTTCTGCACGTCGCGGCCTGCGATACCTACGCCAGCGTGCGCCTGGGGCTGAACGCCAGCCCTGCCGACTGCCAGACCCTGGCCGCACAAGCCCATAACGCCTTGCAGACTAAAGCGCAATCGCAGGGCGTCAAGCTTGATTCCTTCATCGCCGAGTTCGTCGGCCCCGGCGGCAAGGTGGCTCACACGGCCCGGTTCGGCTCCATGAACCCGCCGCCGGCTGGTTCACAGGCAGGTTCGAAGCCGCCGCCCGCCACCGGCGGGCACACCCCCATCCCGGGCCTGCGCCCGGGCCAGCAGGGGGGTTCGCCCTCGGGTCTACCGGGAGTGCGGCACATTGTTGCGGTGGGTGCCGGAAAGGGCGGCGTGGGTAAGTCCACGGTGGCCCTCAACTTGGCCGTGGGGCTGGCGCGGAAGGGGCACGCCGTGGGCCTGCTGGACGCCGACATCTACGGCCCCTCGATGCCCACCATGCTGGGCCTTGAGTCCCACCAGACGCACGTGCTGGAGGGGATGCTCCAGCCTTTCCTGGTCCACGGCATCAAGGTGATGACGATGGGCAAGCTCGTGGAGCCTGACAAGCCGCTCATCTGGCGCGGGCCGATGGCGCATGGGGCCTTCAAGCAGCTCACCGAGCAGACGAACTGGGGCGAGCTGGACTACCTGATCATCGACCTGCCGCCGGGGACGGGCGACATCGCCCTGACCATGGCGCAGATGCTGCGCCTCACGGGGGCGGTGGTGGTGTGCACGCCGCAGAAGGTGGCCCAGGACGACGCGACGCGGGCCGCGCGGATGTTCCAGCAGCTCCAGATCGACGTGCTGGGGGTGGTGGAGAACATGAGCTTCTTCGTGGGCGACGACGGCAAGGTGTACGACATCTTCGGACGCGGCGGGGCCGAGCAGATGGCCGCGCGGCTGGGCGTGCCGTTCCTGGGGGCGGTGCCGATCACGATGTCGCTGCGGGCAAACTCGGACAAGGGCGACCCCACGGCCAACTTCACCGGCAGCGACCGCGCGGGGCAGCAGCTGGGGGCGACGCTGACCGCGCTGGTGGCGAGCGTGGAGCAGCAGGTGGCGGTCGCGGCGATGAAGTCGCAGGCCGCGCGGCCCAGTTTCTCGATCTCGTAAAGGCGGGTACCAAACACGGAGGCACGGAGGGCACGGAGCGGGGAATAGGAAATGGAAGCAGGATCGGATTGAAGGCGGGAGCATGAGACCCCTGCGTGATCGCCCCCGAGTTCTTTTCTGGTTCTGACTTTTCCTGTCTTCGCTCAGTGATCTCCGTGCCTCCGTGTTTGGTATTCCCCGCGGGCCATACTCTTGGGCCATGGCCGACGCCAAGCCCGAGCAGCAGCCGACGCAGATCAAAGAGACGATCACCTCGATCATCATCGCCTTCGCGATGGCGTTCGTGTTCCGCGGGTTCGTGATCGAGGCGTTCGTGATCCCCACCGGCTCCATGGCGCCCACGCTGCTGGGGGCGCACATGCGGTACAAGAGCCCGTACTCGGGCTATGAGTGGACGACCGGTCCCAAGGAGTACCTGGACCAGACCGGGACCGTTCCGGCCCCGATCCAGACCGGGGTGAACGTCAACGACCCGATGACGGGGCAGCCGCTGCCGGCGCGGAACACGCCGCGGTTGTGGGGCGACCGCATCTTCGTGATGAAGTACCTCTACTCCATCTACGACCCCAAGCGGTGGGACGTGGTGGTGTTCAAGAACCCGACGGACCCGGGCATCAACTACATCAAGCGGCTGATTGGCCTGCCCAACGAGATGGTGGCCATGATCGACGGCGATGTGTTTGTGCAGCCCGTCGCGCCCGGCGAGCAGGTGAACCCCGAGGAGCGGCTGTGGGGCGGCAACAAGTGGCGCGTCGCCCGCAAGCCCGAGGCAGCCCAGCGGGCCATGTGGCAGCCGATCTTCAGCAGCGAGTACACCCCTATTTCGGCCGCGGCGTACGTGGCCCCGTGGGTCGCGCCCCGCGACCAGTCCAACAGCTGGAAGCTGGCGGACCGCAAAGACTACGAGTACACGGGCCAGGCACCGACATCGCTGACGTGGCACCCCGGGCGGCAGATCACCGACTTTGTCGCGTACAACGAGACCTCGCCGGGGCGGTTCCAGGTGTTCCCCACGAGCGACATCCGGCTCTCGCTGGGCATCCGCCCGGAGAAGGAGGGCCAGCGCGTCGCGGCCGTGGTGAACGCCCGCGGGCACGAGTTCCGGGCGGAGGTCGCGGGCGCGGATGTCACGCTGCAGATGCGGCAGGCCGACGGCATCAACCCCGACGGCCCCTGGCAGCCGCTGGCGACGGCGAAGCTCGACCAGCCGCTGACGCCGGGCGTGGTGACCAACCTGGACTTCTGGCACGTGGACCAGTCGATGTCGCTGTTCGTGAATGACTCGCGCGTGGCGTACGCCGAGTACCACTGGTCGCCCGCGGAGCGGGTGCAGCGGTCGCTGGGGGTGGACCTCAAGCGCGTGCAGGGCGACCCCTTCTACCTCATGCAGCCCAACAACTACAAGCAGGCGGGGGCGCACTTTGAGTTCGCCGGTGGGCCCTTCACGCTCTACCGCGTAGCGATCGAGCGGGATATCTACTACCAGCCCGCCCTGTACAACTCGCTGAGCGGGCGCGAGGGGCAGCCCGGCAAGACGCTGTCGCCCGCGACCACGGCCGTGCTCAGTCCCAACCAGTTCTTCACCTGCGGCGACAACAGCCCGATGAGCCTGGATGGGCGGCTGTGGGGCCCGCACAACCCGTGGGTGGACGAGATCGACGACACCCACGGCGTGGTTCACCGCGACCTGCTCATCGGCAAGGCCTTCCTGGTCTACTTCCCCGCGCCGCGGCGCGGCCCCGTGCCTGTGCCGATCCCGGACTTCGGGTCGATGCGGTTCATCTGGTGAGGTGGGGGCCGAAGGGGGCATGAGCGACGCGTGCTGGGTGATGGTGGGGATCGCGCTGCTCGTGCCACTGTTCAAGGGCATGCAGATCTGGTGGCACCACCGCCAGCCGGCAACGAAGGGGCGGAACGCGACGTATCGGGATGAGCCGTGGGACGATCCGGCGGATTGATCGGACGAGTGGCGTTGGGTACGAGCCCGGAACGCAGTGACGGGTCCTCTTCGGGGCCGGCGACGAGG includes the following:
- a CDS encoding Mrp/NBP35 family ATP-binding protein, with translation MSITKELVREALGTVRTGTSDLAACLLHVAACDTYASVRLGLNASPADCQTLAAQAHNALQTKAQSQGVKLDSFIAEFVGPGGKVAHTARFGSMNPPPAGSQAGSKPPPATGGHTPIPGLRPGQQGGSPSGLPGVRHIVAVGAGKGGVGKSTVALNLAVGLARKGHAVGLLDADIYGPSMPTMLGLESHQTHVLEGMLQPFLVHGIKVMTMGKLVEPDKPLIWRGPMAHGAFKQLTEQTNWGELDYLIIDLPPGTGDIALTMAQMLRLTGAVVVCTPQKVAQDDATRAARMFQQLQIDVLGVVENMSFFVGDDGKVYDIFGRGGAEQMAARLGVPFLGAVPITMSLRANSDKGDPTANFTGSDRAGQQLGATLTALVASVEQQVAVAAMKSQAARPSFSIS
- a CDS encoding S26 family signal peptidase → MADAKPEQQPTQIKETITSIIIAFAMAFVFRGFVIEAFVIPTGSMAPTLLGAHMRYKSPYSGYEWTTGPKEYLDQTGTVPAPIQTGVNVNDPMTGQPLPARNTPRLWGDRIFVMKYLYSIYDPKRWDVVVFKNPTDPGINYIKRLIGLPNEMVAMIDGDVFVQPVAPGEQVNPEERLWGGNKWRVARKPEAAQRAMWQPIFSSEYTPISAAAYVAPWVAPRDQSNSWKLADRKDYEYTGQAPTSLTWHPGRQITDFVAYNETSPGRFQVFPTSDIRLSLGIRPEKEGQRVAAVVNARGHEFRAEVAGADVTLQMRQADGINPDGPWQPLATAKLDQPLTPGVVTNLDFWHVDQSMSLFVNDSRVAYAEYHWSPAERVQRSLGVDLKRVQGDPFYLMQPNNYKQAGAHFEFAGGPFTLYRVAIERDIYYQPALYNSLSGREGQPGKTLSPATTAVLSPNQFFTCGDNSPMSLDGRLWGPHNPWVDEIDDTHGVVHRDLLIGKAFLVYFPAPRRGPVPVPIPDFGSMRFIW